One window of the Rufibacter radiotolerans genome contains the following:
- a CDS encoding TolC family protein: protein MDKNRIYKWVGVAFVSLTFTACNLPTLVQKTASKAVPASYVNSQDTTNTAQLKWQEFFADPSLTALIDTALQNNQELNITLQEIQITQNEVLARKGEYLPSVGLRGGAGVEKVARFTNIGAMEATTEMEPGREMPEPLTDIMGGAYATWEVDIWHKLRNARKSAVNRYLASVEGKNFMVTNLIAEIANSYYELLALDNQLAIVQQNMKLQSNALEIVKVQKEAARVTELAVRRFQAQVLHTQSLQYDIQQKIVETENRINFLVGRFPQPVQRGSQTFEDLVPKTIQAGIPAQLLANRPDIKQAELQLEAAKLDVQVAKARFYPSLGLTAGIGLQAFSPSHLLNPESILFSLAGDITAPLVNKNAIKAMYLGANAQQLQAVYNYERTILNANIEVVNQLARINNLEKSYQFKSKEVEALAQSIDISNQLFRSARADYLEVLLTQREALESRFDLIETKIQQMNAMVNIYRALGGGWKQ from the coding sequence ATGGATAAAAACAGAATATATAAATGGGTGGGGGTAGCGTTCGTTTCCCTCACGTTTACGGCCTGTAATTTGCCCACGTTGGTGCAAAAGACGGCCAGCAAGGCGGTTCCTGCGAGCTATGTCAACTCGCAGGATACCACCAACACAGCCCAGTTAAAGTGGCAGGAGTTCTTTGCCGATCCTAGCCTTACGGCCTTGATTGACACCGCCTTGCAGAACAACCAGGAGTTGAACATCACCCTGCAGGAAATCCAGATCACCCAGAACGAGGTGCTTGCCCGGAAAGGGGAGTATCTGCCGTCGGTGGGGCTGAGAGGCGGTGCCGGCGTGGAGAAAGTGGCCAGGTTCACCAACATTGGCGCCATGGAGGCCACCACTGAAATGGAGCCGGGCCGCGAAATGCCGGAGCCGCTGACGGATATCATGGGAGGCGCCTACGCTACCTGGGAAGTGGACATCTGGCACAAGCTGCGCAATGCGCGTAAATCTGCCGTGAACCGGTACCTGGCCAGCGTGGAAGGTAAAAACTTCATGGTCACCAACCTGATTGCCGAGATAGCCAACTCTTACTATGAGTTGCTGGCCCTGGACAACCAACTGGCCATAGTGCAGCAGAACATGAAGCTGCAAAGCAACGCCCTGGAGATTGTAAAGGTGCAGAAAGAAGCCGCCCGGGTCACCGAATTGGCGGTGCGCCGGTTCCAGGCCCAGGTGCTTCATACCCAGAGCCTGCAATATGACATCCAGCAAAAGATAGTGGAGACCGAGAACCGGATCAACTTCCTGGTGGGCCGGTTCCCGCAGCCGGTGCAGCGGGGGAGTCAGACGTTTGAGGACCTGGTGCCCAAGACCATTCAGGCGGGTATTCCGGCGCAGCTGTTGGCCAACCGCCCGGACATTAAGCAGGCCGAGCTGCAGTTAGAGGCAGCCAAGTTGGACGTGCAGGTGGCCAAAGCCCGGTTCTATCCTTCTTTGGGACTGACGGCGGGCATTGGCTTGCAGGCCTTCAGCCCCAGCCATTTGCTGAACCCGGAGTCCATCCTGTTTTCGCTAGCCGGCGACATTACCGCGCCTTTGGTGAATAAGAACGCCATCAAGGCCATGTACCTGGGGGCCAATGCCCAGCAATTGCAGGCGGTGTATAACTATGAACGCACCATCCTCAACGCGAACATAGAGGTAGTGAACCAACTGGCCAGAATCAATAACCTGGAGAAGAGCTACCAGTTTAAATCTAAAGAGGTGGAGGCGCTGGCCCAATCCATTGATATTTCCAACCAGCTGTTCCGGTCTGCCCGGGCAGATTATTTGGAAGTATTGCTCACCCAACGCGAGGCGCTGGAGTCCAGGTTTGATCTGATTGAAACCAAGATCCAGCAGATGAACGCCATGGTAAACATTTACCGGGCCCTGGGCGGCGGCTGGAAACAATAA